The following proteins are encoded in a genomic region of Odocoileus virginianus isolate 20LAN1187 ecotype Illinois chromosome 14, Ovbor_1.2, whole genome shotgun sequence:
- the LPCAT1 gene encoding lysophosphatidylcholine acyltransferase 1, whose translation MRLRGRDPRAAPSSSAGVGDARRQAPPGRNPFVHELRLGALQKAQVAVLTLTLFPVRLLVALLMMLLAWPLALVSSLGPAGQEPEQPPALWRRVVDVLLKAIMRTMWFAGGFHHVAVKGRRALPTEAAILALAPHSSYFDAIPVTMTMSSVVMKAESRDIPIWGTLIKYIRPVFVSRADQDSRRKTVEEIRRRAQSGGKWPQIMIFPEGTCTNRTCLITFKPGAFIPGVPIQPVVLRYPNKLDTITWTWRGPGALKILWLTLCQFHNQVEIEFLPVYTPSEEEKKDPALYARNVRSMMAEALGISVTDYTFEDCQLALAEGQLRLPADTCLLEFARLLRGLGLKPEKLEQDLDRHAESARMKQGRRVTLPEFAAQLGVPESESLEDLFSLFDEGGGGEVDLREYVVALSVVCRPARTLDTIQLAFKMYGTQDGSVDEHALSSILKTALGVAELTVTDLFRAIDQEQKGRIAFADFERFAEANPNFAEEYLYPEQTRLRSCAQTPLAPTPNGFCADFSPENSAVGTEPVRKKLD comes from the exons GTCGCCGTCTTGACGCTGACGCTCTTCCCTGTCCGACTGCTGGTCGCCCTCCTCATGATGCTGCTCGCCTGGCCCCTGGCGCTCGTGTCTTCGCTGGGACCCGCGGGGCAGGAACCGGAGCAGCCGCCAGCGTTGTGGCGGAG GGTCGTGGACGTGCTGCTCAAGGCCATCATGCGCACCATGTGGTTCGCGGGCGGCTTCCACCATGTGGCCGTGAAGGGGCGGCGGGCACTGCCCACCGAGGCCGCCATCCTCGCCCTGGCTCCACACTCCTCCTACTTCGACGCCATCCCTGTCACCATGACGATGTCTTCCGTCGTGATGAAGGCGGAGAGCAGAGACATCCCCATATGGGGAA CTCTGATAAAGTACATACGGCCGGTGTTCGTGTCCCGGGCAGACCAGGACTCCCGCAGGAAGACGGTGGAGGAAATCAGGAGGCGGGCGCAGTCCGGCGGGAAGTGGCCACAG ATAATGATTTTTCCAGAAGGCACCTGTACCAATAGGACGTGCTTAATCACCTTCAAGCCTG GTGCGTTCATCCCGGGCGTTCCCATCCAGCCCGTGGTTTTGCGGTACCCGAACAAACTG gacACCATCACATGGACATGGCGAGGCCCGGGAGC GTTGAAAATCCTGTGGCTGACGCTGTGCCAGTTTCACAATCAAGTGGAAATTGAG TTCCTTCCGGTGTACACGCCCtcggaggaggagaagaaggaccCCGCCCTATATGCCAGAAACGTGCGCAGCATGATGGCAGA GGCCCTGGGCATCTCCGTGACCGACTACACGTTTGAGGACTGCCAGCTGGCCCTGGCGGAAGGCCAGCTCCGTCTCCCCGCCGACacctgtcttctggagtttgcccgGCTGCTCAGGGGTCTGGG actaAAACCAGAAAAACTTGAACAGGATCTCGACAGGCATGCAGAAAGCgccagaatgaagcagggcaggaGGGTGACGCTCCCTGAGTTTGCAGCGCAGCTGGGGGTCCCCGAGTCCGAGTCGCTGGAGGACCTGTTCTCCCTGTTTGATGAG GGTGGCGGCGGGGAGGTGGACCTACGCGAGTACGTGGTCGCCCTGTCTGTCGTCTGCCGGCCGGCCCGGACCCTGGACACCATCCAGCTGGCGTTCAAG ATGTACGGGACACAGGACGGCAGCGTCGACGAGCATGCCCTGTCCAGCATCCTCAAGACCGCCTTGGGGGTGGCCGAGCTGACGGTGACCGACCTCTTCCGGGCCATAGACCAAGAACAGAAGGGCAGGATCGCGTTTG CTGACTTCGAGAGGTTCGCGGAAGCGAACCCCAATTTCGCGGAGGAATACCTGTACCCCGAGCAGACGCGCCTTCGGAGCTGCGCCCAGACGCCCCTGGCTCCCACCCCCAACGGCTTCTGCGCCGATTTCAGCCCCGAGAACTCAGCCGTTGGGACGGAGCCTGTTCGCAAGAAGCTGGACTAG